The following is a genomic window from Laspinema palackyanum D2c.
GGTGACCAATTTTTTACCCTCATCCTCGGCAAGCGCTTGGGTTATCGGACTGTTATCTATGCCGAACGGGAAGCGCGATGGCAACCCTGGATTAATCGTTTTGCCGTGATGAATGGTCAGGTGCAACCCCAGGATTCTCAGAAATATGGCCATAAATTTACCATTGTCGGGGATTTAATTGCCGATGTTGCTCAAGATTGGGGAAACCAAGACGAGGAAAGAGGAGAATGGGGGGAGGCAGAGGAACTGATTGGACTGCTGCCTGGGTCGAAACCTGCCAAACTGATGCAGGGAGTTCCCTTGTGTCTGGCGATCGCTGAATGTATCCATCAAGTGCGACCCCAGACTCAATTTGTGATACCCGTTGCGCCAACCTTAGAGATAGAAACCCTAGCACAATTTGCCAATCCGCAGGAGAATCCTATCCTCAAATTAGTCAAGGGTACTCCTGGGGAGTTAAAACTAGAAGATAACAACAGGATGGCGTATTTGGAAACCGCCAGTGGATTGAGAGTGGAACTTTGGAGGCGATCGCCCGCTTATGACCTCCTCTCCCAATGTACCCTCTGCCTCACCACCGTTGGTGCCAACACTGCCGAACTCGGTTCCCTCGGCATCCCCATGATCATCCTCTTACCCACCCAACAACTAGACGCCATGCGCGCCTGGGATGGATTACCCGGAATCTTAGCCAACTTACCTTTATTCGGCACAATCTTTGCCAAACTAATTAACAGCCTCGTCTTACGTCAAGGCAAACTCTTTGCATGGCCCAACATTTGGGCAAACGCAGAAATTGTCCCCGAACTCGTCGGAAAATTGCAACCCCAACAAGTCGCTGCGATCGTCTTAGATTGGTTAGAAAACCCCGAGAAATTACAACTCATCCGAGATAAATTACACGCAGTCCGAGGACAACCCGGTGCCGCCCATCACATCGCTCACATTACCCTAGAAGAAATACAAGCCC
Proteins encoded in this region:
- a CDS encoding lipid-A-disaccharide synthase, producing MTAIDIVILSNGPGELATWVRPVVRALAQQLGDRTEEVRISLVLSPCPHATGKEAAIARSYPEIDRVQEAEHFWPFLIRGKTAENWDWREKGVVLFLGGDQFFTLILGKRLGYRTVIYAEREARWQPWINRFAVMNGQVQPQDSQKYGHKFTIVGDLIADVAQDWGNQDEERGEWGEAEELIGLLPGSKPAKLMQGVPLCLAIAECIHQVRPQTQFVIPVAPTLEIETLAQFANPQENPILKLVKGTPGELKLEDNNRMAYLETASGLRVELWRRSPAYDLLSQCTLCLTTVGANTAELGSLGIPMIILLPTQQLDAMRAWDGLPGILANLPLFGTIFAKLINSLVLRQGKLFAWPNIWANAEIVPELVGKLQPQQVAAIVLDWLENPEKLQLIRDKLHAVRGQPGAAHHIAHITLEEIQAQLN